A window of Candidatus Methylomirabilis sp. genomic DNA:
CCGATCACGCCGAGCAGCAGGTTCGCAAGGGGTTGACGGCGTCGGAGGAGTCGTGTGACCGCATTGGCCGCGCCGGGACGACGGATGATGGCCTGCAGCGCGGCGCCCAGACGCCTCCTACTTATCAAGATCCTACGCTGCTCGTCATCAAACCGATGGAGGTGAGTCTCCGTAAGTCCGCCATCACACTCGGCAAGGGCCGAGGCGATCGCATGAGCCGCAAGCTTCGCGCTATAGAGGGCGTGACCTACCCCTTCGCCGGTGAAGGGATCGTAGAAGCCGGCCGCGTCGCCAATCAGCAGCGCCCCGGCCTTGGCGCTGCGAATTGATCGAAACGCCAAGGGGCCGAGGCATCGGACCGTCCCATGTCGGCCCGTGCCACGAAGCGCGCTCAGTGCGAGGGGAAACGCCAGCAGCGCGCTATTGAACAGCTCGTCGAGTTGCCCTTTCCATCCTTGTACGATCCCTTGATCCACCACAATGCTGGCGTTGGTCAGCCGCTCGCCGATCGGGTTGAGGATGCAATACGATCGATCGCCGATACAGATTAGGCCATGATCCCGTAGGGGTACGTTGCAACGTGCCCCTACATAATAGGCCACCAGCGCCATCCGACGTAACCGTGGATGAGGCTGATGAAGGTTAAGCCGTCGAGCGACCACCGACTCTCGTCCGTCTGCCCCCACAACGATCCGCCCTTGATACGTCTCCGGACCCGCCTGACCAATCCCCGTGACACCGCAAATCCGCCCATTCTTCCAGATCAGATCGGTCACGCGAAACCCTTCGATGCACCTCACCCCGAAGCTTCGAGCCCATTTCAGC
This region includes:
- a CDS encoding NAD(P)/FAD-dependent oxidoreductase; this translates as MLQTTVIIVGAGPAGSVLAGLLAQRGVETLLLDKATFPREKICGDYLSPGTVRLLDQLNLLDLVCSAGVRRLWGMTIISPDGTTLTAEFPAITGTNGAPPFALSIPRAILDSLLLKWARSFGVRCIEGFRVTDLIWKNGRICGVTGIGQAGPETYQGRIVVGADGRESVVARRLNLHQPHPRLRRMALVAYYVGARCNVPLRDHGLICIGDRSYCILNPIGERLTNASIVVDQGIVQGWKGQLDELFNSALLAFPLALSALRGTGRHGTVRCLGPLAFRSIRSAKAGALLIGDAAGFYDPFTGEGVGHALYSAKLAAHAIASALAECDGGLTETHLHRFDDEQRRILISRRRLGAALQAIIRRPGAANAVTRLLRRRQPLANLLLGVIGDLLPPRTLFSAHTLMGILHPR